One Tunturibacter gelidoferens genomic region harbors:
- a CDS encoding TonB-dependent receptor: protein MRKLALLCLFSSLAAITARATIFSQLHGVVHDPQHRPIANAYIELHAANSAFTKSTTTAQDGSFTIPSLPLGDYTITISQPGFDTAKQSLTLASDTAPILHIELHLGTVEQTTSVTTDANTANINTVTPTTLISRDDITQTPGADRTNSLAMITDYVPGAYITHDMLHMRGGHQVSWLLDGVQIPNTNIASNLGAQIDPKDIDYIEIQRGSYTSDVGDRTYGVFNVVPRTGFERNRQAELILSAGSFLQTNDQLNFGDHTEKFAYYASLTGNRSDYGLSPPTGVVIHDATNGYGGFASLLYNRTPKDQLRLITQLRADYFQIPYDPDPNSPGNQQFQSSGLRDGQHELDGTVAFSWLHTFNPATVLQVSPFFHYNRADYESNPNDISVATTSDRSSTYAGAQANITTEIARNTLQAGFYSFGQHDNYLFGAIFNDGTNTPAFSTPDSASGGVIEEFISDNYKPTSWLTLIAGLRQTHFQAEFTENYTAPRFGVALRIPKLNWVFRGFYGRFYQPPPLLTFGCTAASIADGTCNLQNFALSSGTSFAPLHGERDEEHQFGVQIPYRGWLLDADTFKTRINNFLDHSNIGDSSIYFPVTVDGALVRAWELTLRSPRLWNFGQAHLAYSNQIAEQRGAITGGLICSPPTSAECDVNPNYTPVDHDQRNTLNVGFNATLPWRTTASTNVYYGSGFTNGGFNPDGPPADPRYPNPYLPQHTTFDLSIGKTFTEKLTASITATNVANRRVLLDNSLTFGGFHFNDPREIFAELRYRFKY from the coding sequence GCCACCATCTTCAGCCAGCTCCACGGAGTCGTCCACGACCCCCAACACCGCCCCATCGCCAACGCATACATCGAACTCCACGCAGCAAACTCAGCCTTCACCAAATCCACCACCACCGCGCAGGACGGCTCCTTCACCATTCCATCCCTCCCCCTCGGCGACTACACCATCACCATCTCGCAACCAGGCTTCGATACAGCAAAACAATCCCTTACGTTAGCCTCCGACACCGCACCCATCCTCCACATCGAGCTCCACCTCGGCACCGTCGAGCAAACCACCTCAGTCACCACCGACGCCAACACCGCCAACATCAACACCGTCACCCCCACCACCCTCATCAGCCGCGACGACATCACCCAGACCCCCGGCGCCGACCGCACCAACTCCCTCGCCATGATCACCGACTACGTCCCCGGCGCCTACATCACCCACGACATGCTCCACATGCGCGGCGGCCACCAGGTCTCATGGCTCCTCGACGGCGTCCAAATCCCCAACACCAACATCGCCAGCAACCTCGGCGCGCAGATCGACCCCAAAGACATCGACTACATCGAAATTCAACGCGGCAGTTATACCTCCGACGTAGGCGACCGCACCTACGGCGTCTTCAACGTAGTCCCCCGCACCGGCTTCGAGCGCAACCGACAGGCCGAACTCATCCTCAGCGCCGGCAGCTTCCTCCAAACCAACGACCAGCTCAACTTCGGCGACCACACCGAAAAGTTCGCCTACTACGCCAGCCTCACCGGCAACCGCAGCGACTACGGCCTCTCCCCACCCACCGGAGTCGTCATCCACGACGCCACCAACGGCTACGGCGGCTTCGCATCCCTCCTCTACAACCGCACGCCGAAAGATCAACTCCGCCTCATCACCCAACTCCGCGCCGACTACTTCCAGATCCCCTATGACCCCGACCCCAACAGCCCGGGCAACCAGCAGTTCCAGTCCAGCGGTCTCCGCGACGGCCAGCACGAACTCGACGGCACCGTAGCCTTCTCCTGGCTTCACACCTTCAACCCCGCCACAGTCCTGCAAGTCTCACCCTTCTTCCACTACAACCGCGCCGACTACGAATCCAATCCCAACGACATCTCCGTAGCCACCACCTCCGACCGCAGCTCCACCTACGCCGGAGCGCAAGCCAACATCACCACCGAAATCGCCCGCAACACCCTCCAGGCCGGCTTCTACTCCTTCGGCCAGCACGACAACTACCTCTTCGGCGCCATCTTCAACGACGGCACCAACACCCCCGCCTTCTCCACGCCAGATTCAGCCTCCGGCGGCGTCATCGAAGAGTTCATTTCCGACAACTACAAACCCACCTCCTGGCTCACCCTCATCGCCGGCCTGCGCCAAACCCACTTTCAAGCCGAGTTCACCGAGAACTACACCGCCCCACGCTTCGGCGTAGCTCTCCGCATTCCCAAACTCAACTGGGTCTTCCGCGGCTTCTACGGCCGCTTCTACCAACCCCCGCCTCTGCTCACCTTCGGCTGCACTGCTGCCTCCATCGCTGACGGAACCTGCAACCTGCAAAACTTCGCCCTCAGCTCCGGCACCAGCTTCGCCCCACTCCATGGCGAGCGCGACGAAGAGCATCAGTTTGGCGTCCAAATCCCCTACCGTGGCTGGCTCCTCGACGCCGACACCTTCAAAACCCGCATCAACAACTTCCTCGACCACTCCAACATCGGCGACTCCAGCATCTACTTCCCGGTCACCGTCGACGGCGCTCTAGTCCGCGCCTGGGAGCTCACCCTCCGCAGCCCGCGTCTCTGGAACTTCGGACAGGCCCACCTCGCCTACTCCAACCAGATCGCCGAGCAGCGTGGAGCCATCACCGGCGGCCTCATCTGCTCTCCTCCCACCTCAGCCGAGTGCGACGTCAACCCCAACTACACCCCCGTCGACCACGACCAGCGCAACACTCTCAACGTAGGCTTCAACGCCACCCTCCCCTGGCGCACCACCGCCTCCACCAACGTCTACTACGGCTCCGGCTTCACCAACGGTGGCTTCAACCCCGACGGCCCGCCAGCCGACCCACGCTACCCCAACCCCTACCTGCCCCAACACACCACCTTCGACCTCTCTATCGGCAAAACCTTCACCGAAAAACTAACCGCCTCCATCACCGCCACCAACGTAGCCAACCGCCGCGTGCTGCTTGACAACAGCCTCACCTTCGGCGGCTTCCACTTCAACGACCCACGAGAGATCTTCGCCGAACTACGCTACCGCTTCAAATACTGA
- a CDS encoding PASTA domain-containing protein: protein MKLRIPRKVTRSINRFFNIVLGALAMLTVALVSAFITMRLAIHGHEVKVPDLTRLTLSEASKQTSSLGLVLSLENRFYSPNTPPGRVLAQSPAPGLTVRREWPVRVTESLGAQQVAIPDLLGQTERTATINIRRLGLELGAVSHIAAPGEPGVIIAQTPTPNAIGVDRPRVSLLLSDPESTSSAEAFVMPSLAGLTLTAAAARATSAGLHIASAEDLNLNSTSDSAPLTSQSPPSATTPSFTEPIAHTVSSIGTVIAQTPPAGHRVVKGDPVHITLTD from the coding sequence ATGAAGCTCCGAATCCCCAGAAAAGTCACCCGAAGCATCAATCGCTTCTTCAACATCGTTCTGGGCGCCCTCGCGATGCTCACTGTCGCGCTCGTCTCCGCCTTTATCACCATGCGCCTCGCCATCCACGGCCACGAGGTCAAGGTCCCCGACCTCACCAGGCTCACCCTCTCCGAAGCCAGCAAGCAGACCAGCTCCCTGGGCCTCGTCCTCAGCCTCGAAAACCGCTTTTACTCTCCCAACACCCCACCCGGCCGTGTCCTCGCACAATCCCCCGCCCCGGGGCTCACCGTCCGCCGCGAGTGGCCCGTCCGCGTCACCGAAAGTCTCGGCGCGCAACAAGTCGCCATCCCTGACCTCCTCGGCCAGACCGAGCGCACCGCCACCATCAACATCCGCCGTCTCGGCCTCGAACTCGGTGCCGTCTCCCACATCGCCGCCCCCGGCGAACCCGGCGTCATCATCGCCCAAACCCCCACCCCCAACGCCATCGGTGTGGACCGTCCCCGCGTCAGCCTCCTCCTCAGCGACCCCGAATCCACCAGCTCCGCCGAAGCCTTCGTCATGCCCTCCCTCGCCGGCCTCACCCTCACCGCCGCCGCCGCAAGAGCCACATCCGCCGGCCTCCACATCGCCAGCGCCGAAGACCTCAACCTCAACTCCACCTCAGACTCCGCCCCACTCACATCTCAATCCCCACCCAGCGCCACCACACCGTCTTTCACCGAACCCATCGCCCACACCGTCTCATCCATCGGCACCGTCATCGCGCAAACCCCACCCGCCGGCCACCGCGTCGTCAAAGGCGACCCAGTCCACATCACCCTCACCGATTAA